One genomic segment of Pseudoalteromonas sp. GCY includes these proteins:
- a CDS encoding CoA-acylating methylmalonate-semialdehyde dehydrogenase — protein MHQVPLYINGEFSQSQSDKWLDVVNPANQEVLAKVPCATNEEVQAAIHSAQEAFKTWRNVPVTERARIMMRYAALLKEHQEEIATIICHELGKTFEDAKGDVWRGIEVVEQACNAPSMMMGETVENVARNIDTYSYTQPLGVCAGITPFNFPAMIPLWMFPMAIVCGNTFVLKPSEQDPLTPMRLVELFEEAGAPKGVLQVVHGSKDQVDQILEAPEIRAISFVGSCGVGQYIYSKGTQNLKRVQACVGAKNHMVIMPDAKKEQVINNLVGSSVGAGGQRCMGISVAVFVGQSQQWVEELKDAMAKVRPGVWDDPEAAYGPQTTSQAKARILSLIDSGKQQGATCLLDGSDFTVEGYENGNWVGPTLFSNVTTEMDIYKEEIFGPVLCCVFVDSLDEAITLINNNPYGNGTSLFTASGGAARKFQREIEVGQVGINIPIPVPLPFFSFTGWKNSFYGDQHTYGKQGVRFYTETKTITSRWFDDEAVSGPNMSINLR, from the coding sequence ATGCACCAAGTACCTTTATACATCAACGGTGAATTTTCACAGTCTCAGTCTGACAAATGGTTAGACGTTGTTAATCCGGCTAATCAAGAAGTATTAGCAAAAGTACCTTGTGCTACTAACGAAGAAGTACAAGCTGCAATTCATTCAGCTCAAGAAGCATTTAAAACGTGGCGTAATGTTCCGGTAACTGAGCGTGCGCGAATTATGATGCGTTATGCGGCGCTTCTTAAAGAGCACCAAGAAGAAATCGCAACCATCATTTGCCATGAACTAGGCAAAACTTTTGAAGATGCGAAAGGTGATGTATGGCGTGGTATTGAAGTGGTTGAGCAAGCATGTAATGCCCCTTCAATGATGATGGGTGAGACGGTAGAAAACGTTGCCCGCAATATCGACACCTATTCATATACCCAACCGCTGGGCGTTTGTGCGGGTATTACGCCATTTAACTTCCCTGCAATGATCCCGCTGTGGATGTTCCCAATGGCAATTGTATGTGGTAACACCTTTGTACTTAAGCCATCAGAGCAAGATCCACTAACGCCAATGCGCTTGGTTGAATTGTTTGAAGAAGCCGGTGCGCCAAAAGGCGTACTACAGGTAGTACACGGTAGTAAGGATCAGGTTGACCAAATCCTTGAAGCGCCGGAAATTCGCGCGATTTCTTTCGTGGGTTCTTGTGGTGTTGGTCAGTACATTTACAGCAAAGGTACGCAAAATCTCAAACGGGTTCAAGCGTGTGTTGGTGCGAAAAACCACATGGTTATTATGCCCGATGCGAAAAAAGAACAAGTGATCAATAACCTGGTTGGCTCTTCGGTTGGCGCGGGTGGTCAGCGCTGTATGGGGATCTCAGTTGCCGTGTTTGTTGGGCAATCACAACAGTGGGTAGAGGAACTTAAAGACGCAATGGCGAAGGTTCGTCCTGGCGTTTGGGATGATCCTGAAGCCGCTTATGGTCCGCAAACAACGTCGCAGGCTAAAGCGCGTATTCTGTCGCTGATTGACAGTGGTAAGCAGCAAGGCGCAACTTGTTTGCTAGATGGCTCTGATTTTACAGTTGAGGGTTATGAAAATGGTAACTGGGTAGGTCCCACCCTGTTTTCAAATGTCACAACTGAAATGGATATCTACAAAGAAGAAATCTTTGGCCCAGTCCTTTGCTGTGTCTTTGTCGATAGTTTAGATGAAGCAATTACGCTTATTAATAACAACCCATACGGTAACGGCACCTCATTATTCACTGCAAGCGGTGGCGCAGCACGTAAGTTCCAGCGTGAAATCGAAGTGGGTCAGGTAGGCATTAATATTCCTATTCCAGTGCCATTGCCGTTCTTCTCATTTACCGGTTGGAAGAATTCATTCTATGGCGACCAACACACCTATGGTAAGCAAGGCGTGCGTTTCTATACAGAAACTAAAACGATTACCTCACGTTGGTTTGACGATGAGGCTGTCAGTGGTCCAAATATGAGTATCAACCTTAGATAA
- a CDS encoding thiolase family protein → MSNEAVVIVAAKRTPMGGFMGSLSDATATDLGATAIKAVMNETGLSDASIDEVIMGCVLPAGLGQAPARQAMLHAGLARSTGATTINKVCGSGLKAAMFAHDLIRSGSINSAIAGGMESMTNSPYFIPKARGGMRMGHGEIKDHMMADGLEDAYDNKAMGCFAQATADEYGITREHMDEFALGSLSKANAAIENGSFANEIAPHIMSTRKGDVEVNTDEQPGNARPDKIPSLRPAFKKDGTITAANSSSISDGAAALILMSESEAKKHGLTPLCKIVAHATHSQAPAEFTVAPVGAMNKLLEKAGWSTADVDLWEINEAFAMVTMLAINEMQLDSNKVNVNGGACALGHPIGASGARILVTLIHALKNRGLSKGVASLCIGGGEAVALAVEV, encoded by the coding sequence ATGAGTAACGAAGCTGTTGTCATCGTCGCTGCTAAGCGTACACCAATGGGTGGCTTTATGGGAAGCCTATCTGACGCAACCGCGACAGACTTAGGTGCGACTGCAATTAAAGCAGTAATGAATGAAACAGGTCTTAGTGACGCTAGTATAGACGAAGTTATCATGGGCTGTGTCTTACCTGCAGGCCTTGGTCAAGCGCCAGCGCGTCAAGCAATGCTACACGCAGGTTTAGCGCGCTCGACGGGAGCGACGACAATTAACAAAGTATGTGGCTCAGGTCTAAAAGCGGCGATGTTCGCGCACGATCTTATCCGCTCAGGTAGCATTAATTCTGCTATCGCGGGTGGTATGGAAAGCATGACTAACTCACCTTACTTTATTCCAAAAGCCCGTGGCGGAATGCGTATGGGCCATGGCGAAATCAAAGACCATATGATGGCTGATGGTCTAGAAGATGCTTATGATAATAAAGCGATGGGTTGTTTCGCACAAGCTACCGCTGATGAATATGGCATTACCCGTGAGCACATGGATGAATTTGCACTTGGCTCATTAAGCAAAGCAAACGCCGCAATCGAAAATGGCAGTTTCGCCAATGAAATTGCCCCTCATATCATGAGTACGCGTAAGGGGGATGTTGAGGTAAATACCGACGAGCAACCTGGTAATGCGCGTCCAGACAAAATTCCATCACTTCGCCCAGCATTTAAAAAAGACGGCACTATCACTGCTGCCAACTCGTCTTCTATTTCTGACGGTGCAGCAGCGCTGATTTTAATGAGTGAATCAGAAGCGAAAAAGCACGGTTTGACACCACTTTGTAAGATTGTTGCCCATGCAACACACTCACAAGCGCCTGCTGAATTTACCGTTGCGCCGGTCGGTGCGATGAATAAGCTGCTTGAAAAAGCAGGTTGGTCGACAGCAGATGTTGACCTTTGGGAAATCAACGAAGCGTTTGCCATGGTGACTATGTTGGCTATCAACGAAATGCAGTTAGATAGCAACAAAGTCAACGTCAACGGTGGTGCTTGTGCGCTTGGCCACCCAATCGGTGCAAGCGGTGCACGCATCTTAGTTACACTTATCCACGCACTAAAAAACCGCGGCTTATCAAAAGGCGTAGCGTCACTATGTATCGGTGGTGGTGAAGCTGTAGCGCTCGCGGTAGAAGTGTAA
- a CDS encoding MerR family transcriptional regulator has protein sequence MQEINEPTYSISELAKEFDITTRSIRFYEDQGLLSPRRQGQTRIYSKRDKVRLKLILRGKRLGFTLAETGRLFELYDADKSSEKQLKTMLQLIEEKKADLSQQMDDIKVVLMELVTAERRCRDTLHELEK, from the coding sequence ATGCAAGAAATTAATGAACCTACCTATTCAATCAGCGAGTTAGCTAAAGAATTTGATATTACTACTCGCAGTATTCGTTTTTACGAAGACCAAGGACTCCTTTCTCCTAGGCGCCAAGGACAAACGCGTATTTACTCAAAACGTGACAAAGTTCGATTAAAACTGATCCTTCGCGGAAAACGCCTTGGTTTTACACTTGCTGAAACTGGCCGACTATTTGAGCTTTACGACGCCGACAAATCGAGCGAAAAGCAACTTAAAACCATGTTGCAACTCATTGAAGAGAAAAAAGCCGACTTAAGCCAACAGATGGACGACATTAAAGTTGTCTTAATGGAACTAGTGACGGCTGAGCGCCGTTGTCGCGACACCCTACACGAGCTCGAAAAATAA
- a CDS encoding isovaleryl-CoA dehydrogenase: MSTVSLYKELNFGLGETADMIRDHVNSFATSEIAPLAEKTDQENAFPNEMWPKFGEMGLLGITVAEEFGGSNMGYLEHVIAMEEISRASASIGLSYGAHSNLCVNQINRNGNQAQKEKYLPKLISGEHIGALAMSEPNAGSDVVSMKLRAEKQGDKFILNGNKMWITNGPDADVFVIYAKTDTNAGPRGITAFIVEKSFPGFSTAQKLDKLGMRGSNTCELVFENCEVPAENILGEYNEGVKVLMSGLDYERVVLAGGPLGIMQACMDVVVPYIHERKQFNQSIGEFQLVQGKVADMYTQMNAARSYVYTVAKACDRGETTRKDAAGAILYAAELATKLALDAIQLLGGNGYINEYPTGRLLRDAKLYEIGAGTSEIRRMLIGRELFNESR; encoded by the coding sequence ATGAGCACAGTATCTTTATATAAAGAATTAAACTTTGGACTAGGCGAAACAGCAGACATGATCCGTGATCATGTGAATAGCTTTGCGACCAGTGAAATTGCCCCACTTGCTGAAAAAACAGATCAAGAAAATGCATTTCCAAACGAAATGTGGCCAAAGTTTGGCGAAATGGGCCTACTTGGGATCACCGTCGCTGAAGAATTTGGCGGCTCAAACATGGGTTATCTTGAACACGTTATTGCAATGGAAGAGATAAGCCGTGCGAGTGCATCAATTGGCTTAAGCTACGGCGCACATTCAAACCTATGTGTGAACCAAATTAACCGTAACGGTAACCAAGCCCAAAAAGAAAAATATCTACCAAAACTTATCAGCGGTGAACACATCGGTGCACTAGCAATGAGTGAGCCCAATGCTGGCTCTGACGTGGTTTCAATGAAACTGCGTGCTGAAAAGCAAGGTGACAAGTTCATCCTAAACGGTAATAAAATGTGGATCACCAATGGTCCAGATGCCGACGTTTTTGTGATTTACGCAAAAACGGATACCAATGCAGGCCCTCGCGGGATCACGGCCTTTATCGTCGAAAAAAGCTTCCCTGGTTTTTCAACGGCACAAAAGTTAGACAAACTTGGAATGCGTGGTTCAAACACCTGTGAGCTGGTATTCGAAAACTGCGAAGTGCCTGCAGAAAACATCCTTGGCGAATACAACGAAGGCGTTAAGGTACTCATGAGTGGCCTAGACTACGAGCGTGTGGTATTGGCAGGCGGCCCGCTTGGTATTATGCAGGCTTGTATGGATGTGGTAGTACCTTATATTCACGAGCGTAAACAATTTAACCAATCCATCGGTGAATTCCAGCTGGTGCAGGGCAAAGTTGCTGACATGTACACGCAAATGAACGCCGCACGTTCATACGTTTATACCGTGGCAAAAGCCTGTGACCGTGGCGAAACCACTCGTAAAGATGCTGCTGGTGCAATTTTATATGCCGCAGAACTTGCAACCAAACTTGCACTTGATGCCATTCAGCTACTAGGCGGAAACGGTTATATCAATGAATATCCTACAGGTCGACTACTTCGCGATGCCAAGCTGTATGAAATTGGCGCTGGTACGTCTGAGATCCGCCGTATGCTTATCGGACGTGAGCTATTCAACGAAAGTCGCTAG
- a CDS encoding carboxyl transferase domain-containing protein — MTVLNSAVNPHDPQFKANSDAMASLVADLKDKVATLSQGGGEALIARHQSRGKLFVRDRIETLLDEGSPFLEIGQFAAFGVYEQDIPCAGVVAGIGRVKGVECMIVANDATVKGGTYFPITVKKHLRAQEIAERCHLPCIYLVDSGGANLPEQDEVFPDKLHFGRIFYNQARMSAKGIPQIAVVMGLCTAGGAYVPAMADESIIVKEQGTIFLAGPPLVKAATGEEVSAEDLGGADVHCKVSGVADHYAENDEHALSIARQCVSRLNHQRPTRPFLQDAKPPRYDISEVYGIVGTDLKKPFDVREVIARIVDDSQFDEFKRYFGETLVTGFAEIYGHPVGIVANNGILFSESAQKGAHFIQLCAQRNIPLLFLQNITGFMVGQKYEAEGIAKHGAKMVTAVSCADVPKFTVLIGGSYGAGNYGMCGRAYEPTMMWMWPNARISVMGGEQAAGVLTQVKQDGLARKGLSMSDAEVSEFKKPIIDQYEKQGHPYYASARLWDDGVIDPADTRTVLGLALEAASNAPQKESKFGVFRM; from the coding sequence ATGACGGTACTAAATTCTGCGGTTAATCCGCATGATCCTCAGTTCAAGGCAAACAGCGATGCGATGGCATCGCTGGTTGCTGATCTTAAAGATAAAGTCGCCACACTGAGCCAAGGTGGTGGTGAAGCGCTTATTGCCCGTCACCAAAGTCGCGGTAAATTATTTGTACGTGACCGAATTGAAACCTTGCTTGACGAGGGCTCGCCGTTTTTAGAAATTGGCCAATTCGCCGCGTTTGGCGTTTACGAACAAGACATCCCTTGTGCTGGTGTGGTCGCCGGGATCGGACGCGTTAAAGGCGTTGAATGCATGATTGTGGCAAATGATGCGACGGTAAAAGGGGGAACCTATTTCCCTATTACCGTAAAAAAGCACCTACGAGCACAAGAAATCGCCGAGCGCTGCCATCTTCCTTGTATTTATTTAGTGGATTCTGGCGGTGCGAACTTGCCAGAGCAAGATGAAGTATTCCCAGACAAATTGCATTTTGGTCGAATTTTCTACAACCAAGCCCGTATGTCTGCAAAGGGGATCCCACAAATTGCAGTGGTCATGGGGTTATGCACCGCCGGCGGCGCGTATGTACCAGCAATGGCCGATGAAAGTATTATCGTCAAAGAACAAGGCACCATTTTCTTAGCTGGGCCACCACTTGTTAAAGCAGCTACAGGTGAAGAAGTGAGTGCAGAAGACTTAGGCGGCGCAGATGTTCATTGTAAAGTCTCTGGTGTAGCCGATCACTATGCAGAAAATGACGAGCATGCGCTTTCTATCGCAAGACAGTGCGTGTCACGCCTTAATCATCAGCGCCCTACTCGCCCGTTCCTGCAAGATGCCAAACCACCACGTTATGACATTAGTGAGGTGTATGGCATTGTCGGTACGGATCTGAAAAAGCCATTTGATGTACGCGAAGTCATTGCCCGTATCGTGGACGATTCTCAGTTTGATGAATTTAAACGCTACTTCGGCGAAACACTCGTGACTGGTTTTGCTGAAATTTATGGTCATCCTGTGGGGATAGTAGCAAACAACGGTATTCTCTTTTCTGAATCCGCGCAAAAAGGCGCACACTTTATTCAACTCTGTGCACAGCGCAATATTCCGCTGCTGTTTTTGCAGAACATTACTGGATTTATGGTTGGCCAAAAATACGAAGCGGAAGGTATCGCTAAGCACGGTGCAAAAATGGTAACAGCCGTTTCCTGTGCTGATGTGCCTAAGTTTACAGTATTGATTGGCGGCTCATATGGTGCTGGTAACTATGGCATGTGTGGTAGAGCGTACGAGCCAACCATGATGTGGATGTGGCCAAACGCACGGATCTCCGTAATGGGTGGTGAACAAGCTGCAGGCGTATTAACGCAGGTTAAACAAGATGGTTTAGCGCGTAAAGGCCTTAGCATGAGCGATGCCGAAGTGAGCGAATTTAAAAAACCAATCATCGATCAGTACGAAAAGCAAGGACATCCATACTATGCCAGCGCAAGGCTTTGGGACGATGGCGTTATCGACCCTGCGGATACGCGCACAGTACTTGGTCTTGCCTTAGAGGCTGCGAGCAATGCGCCGCAAAAAGAGTCTAAATTTGGCGTCTTCAGAATGTAA
- a CDS encoding enoyl-CoA hydratase-related protein produces the protein MPVTLNITKSKVAILELSRPEKHNAFNAEVIAELIKNIEYASGLDVRALVLKTEGKHFSAGADLAWMKSMADNDYNENVADSLELAKLMQVLATCPHPTLCLVQGAAFGGALGLIACCDIAIAEHNSKFCLSEVKLGLIPAVISPYVIKAIGERQARRYFLTAEVFDGEKALEMGLIHELSDDLAKSEADFLDTLLNNGPAAVKSAKALISEVAGKEINEALIAHTAKRIAEIRVSDEGQEGLSAFFDKRAPRWQTAASE, from the coding sequence ATGCCTGTCACTTTAAATATAACAAAAAGCAAAGTGGCGATTTTAGAGCTAAGTCGCCCAGAAAAACATAATGCCTTCAATGCGGAGGTGATTGCCGAACTCATTAAGAATATCGAATATGCCAGCGGCCTCGATGTCAGAGCGCTGGTATTAAAAACCGAAGGTAAACACTTTTCAGCGGGGGCTGATCTGGCGTGGATGAAATCCATGGCAGACAACGACTACAACGAAAACGTCGCTGATTCTTTAGAGCTTGCTAAATTAATGCAAGTACTGGCTACTTGCCCTCACCCAACGCTGTGTTTGGTGCAAGGTGCTGCTTTTGGCGGTGCGCTTGGGTTAATCGCCTGTTGCGATATCGCCATTGCAGAGCACAACTCTAAATTTTGTTTAAGTGAAGTCAAGCTTGGTCTTATTCCGGCAGTGATTAGTCCTTATGTCATTAAAGCCATTGGGGAACGCCAAGCGCGACGCTATTTTTTAACAGCCGAAGTATTCGATGGTGAAAAGGCGCTAGAAATGGGTTTAATTCACGAATTGAGCGATGATTTAGCAAAAAGCGAAGCGGATTTTCTCGATACCTTGCTTAACAATGGCCCTGCTGCTGTGAAAAGTGCCAAAGCACTGATCAGCGAAGTTGCTGGTAAAGAAATAAATGAAGCGTTGATCGCCCATACCGCAAAGCGTATCGCTGAAATTAGAGTAAGTGACGAAGGCCAAGAAGGTCTTAGCGCCTTTTTCGATAAACGAGCACCACGCTGGCAAACCGCCGCAAGCGAATAG
- a CDS encoding acetyl/propionyl/methylcrotonyl-CoA carboxylase subunit alpha produces the protein MLTKILVANRGEIACRVMRTAKKLGLTTVAVYSDADANAMHVKTADEAYHIGPAPSKESYLVADRILEVAKAAGVDCIHPGYGFLSENEVFAKACEAANIAFIGPLASSIEAMGSKTRAKEIMHDANVPLVPGYYGDKQEDDFLQAEAEKIGFPVLIKAAYGGGGKGMRVVRTSSEFLSALHGAKREAAASFGNDLVLLERFVDKPRHVEVQVFADSHGNCVYLGDRDCSLQRRHQKVIEEAPAPDLSDAMRKAMGEAAVRCAQAINYRGAGTVEFLLCGDEFFFMEMNTRLQVEHPVTEMVTNLDLVEWQLMVAAGEQLPLTQEQVSLSGHSFEARIYAEDPEENFMPFSGVLSHLSFPEAKDGVRIDTGVQQGDEISPFYDPMIAKLIVHGKNREQALLKLKSSLEQVHLCGLKSNIAFLHHLAGHPIFTAGAPDTHFIDTQTEVLTQSNTPLDKMVLLASAAYLSHQQPCKNKVWGNLGFRLNQTAKVDLPFADHVASAYQSQGGWQVSFNEQIHQVECELNEHQLTVVIDGARLHASAIVTETAITVMYGPYQHTVELKSKHYISDHEHEAAPLAAPLNGTVVKHLLAVGTQVNKGDAVVIIEAMKMEYTLNAPFDGTLTSYCFAEGELVSHGDMLAIVEEQD, from the coding sequence ATGCTAACTAAAATTCTAGTCGCGAACCGTGGTGAAATTGCCTGCCGCGTGATGCGCACCGCAAAGAAATTGGGCCTAACCACAGTGGCAGTTTATTCTGATGCAGATGCCAATGCGATGCATGTAAAAACAGCTGACGAAGCCTATCATATCGGTCCTGCACCCAGTAAAGAGTCTTATTTGGTTGCAGACAGAATTCTTGAAGTCGCAAAAGCGGCGGGCGTCGATTGCATCCATCCAGGTTATGGTTTCTTGTCTGAAAATGAAGTTTTTGCAAAAGCGTGCGAAGCGGCAAACATTGCGTTTATTGGTCCGCTGGCAAGCTCTATTGAAGCGATGGGTTCTAAGACCCGTGCCAAGGAAATCATGCATGACGCTAATGTGCCTTTAGTCCCAGGGTATTATGGTGACAAACAAGAAGATGATTTCTTGCAAGCAGAAGCAGAAAAAATCGGCTTTCCGGTACTTATCAAAGCCGCTTACGGCGGTGGTGGTAAAGGGATGCGCGTGGTACGAACAAGCAGCGAGTTTTTATCGGCACTGCATGGCGCTAAACGTGAAGCTGCAGCGAGTTTTGGCAATGACTTAGTACTGCTTGAGCGTTTTGTTGATAAGCCTCGTCACGTTGAAGTACAAGTTTTTGCCGATAGTCACGGTAACTGTGTTTACCTCGGTGATAGAGACTGTTCACTACAGCGTCGTCACCAAAAAGTGATTGAAGAAGCTCCCGCGCCAGATTTGAGTGATGCAATGCGCAAAGCCATGGGTGAAGCGGCTGTACGCTGTGCGCAGGCGATTAATTATCGCGGCGCAGGTACTGTAGAGTTCTTATTATGTGGCGACGAGTTCTTCTTTATGGAGATGAATACTCGCCTGCAAGTAGAGCACCCAGTGACGGAAATGGTGACTAATCTCGATTTAGTCGAGTGGCAACTGATGGTCGCTGCGGGTGAACAGCTACCGCTGACTCAGGAGCAGGTTTCGTTATCTGGTCATAGCTTTGAAGCGCGCATTTACGCAGAAGACCCTGAAGAAAACTTTATGCCGTTTTCTGGTGTACTTTCACATCTTAGCTTTCCTGAAGCCAAAGATGGCGTAAGAATTGACACTGGCGTGCAGCAAGGCGATGAGATCAGTCCATTTTACGATCCTATGATCGCCAAGCTTATTGTTCATGGCAAAAATCGTGAACAAGCCTTATTGAAGTTAAAATCCAGTTTAGAACAAGTGCACTTGTGTGGCTTGAAATCTAACATCGCATTTTTGCATCACTTAGCAGGCCACCCTATTTTTACAGCAGGTGCGCCTGATACCCACTTTATCGACACGCAAACTGAGGTATTAACTCAATCGAATACGCCGCTGGATAAAATGGTGTTATTAGCAAGTGCGGCCTACCTTAGCCACCAACAACCATGTAAAAACAAGGTGTGGGGAAACTTAGGCTTTAGGCTTAACCAAACCGCGAAAGTGGATTTACCATTTGCAGATCATGTCGCCTCGGCCTATCAATCTCAAGGTGGTTGGCAGGTTTCGTTTAACGAGCAAATCCACCAAGTTGAATGTGAATTAAATGAACACCAGTTAACAGTGGTGATTGATGGTGCACGGTTACACGCCAGTGCCATTGTTACCGAAACCGCGATCACTGTTATGTATGGCCCGTATCAACATACCGTTGAACTCAAGTCAAAGCATTACATTAGCGATCATGAGCACGAAGCCGCACCACTGGCAGCGCCATTGAACGGCACCGTGGTTAAGCACTTGTTGGCCGTCGGTACTCAAGTTAATAAAGGCGATGCCGTTGTGATAATCGAAGCCATGAAGATGGAATATACGCTCAATGCACCATTTGATGGCACGCTCACTTCATACTGCTTTGCAGAAGGCGAGCTGGTCAGTCATGGCGATATGCTGGCGATTGTTGAGGAGCAAGACTAA
- a CDS encoding hydroxymethylglutaryl-CoA lyase, with amino-acid sequence MSQYPAKVKIVEVGARDGLQNEVSVATEAKISLVNALKDAGLKHIEAGAFVSPKWVPQMADSAAVIQGFERSEGVEISALTPNLKGAELALENQVDEFAIFTAASEAFTQKNINCTIEQSIERFRPVVELAQKNNIKVRGYVSCVVGCPYQGEVQPEQVLAVCKQLLSLGCYEISLGDTIGVGTPKKVHQLLTLLLQHIPADKLAVHFHDTYGQALTNIHTALQMGIATIDSAVAGLGGCPYAKGASGNVATEDVVYLLQGLGIECGIDLERLAKAGWTICDALGKTPSSKVSLALKQTCQS; translated from the coding sequence ATGTCTCAGTATCCGGCTAAAGTCAAAATTGTAGAAGTAGGCGCACGGGATGGCTTACAAAATGAGGTCAGTGTTGCCACAGAAGCTAAAATCTCGCTGGTTAACGCATTAAAAGACGCTGGTCTCAAGCACATAGAAGCAGGCGCGTTTGTGTCACCCAAATGGGTGCCGCAAATGGCCGATTCTGCTGCGGTGATCCAAGGCTTTGAGCGTAGTGAAGGCGTTGAAATAAGCGCCCTAACGCCAAACCTTAAAGGCGCAGAGCTTGCATTAGAAAATCAGGTCGACGAATTTGCCATTTTTACTGCCGCCAGTGAGGCATTTACTCAAAAAAACATCAACTGCACGATTGAACAAAGTATTGAACGCTTTCGCCCCGTTGTTGAACTTGCACAAAAAAACAACATAAAAGTAAGAGGTTATGTTAGCTGCGTGGTTGGTTGCCCATATCAAGGTGAAGTACAACCAGAGCAAGTTTTAGCGGTATGTAAACAATTGTTGTCACTTGGTTGTTATGAAATCAGCCTAGGAGACACCATAGGGGTTGGTACACCTAAAAAAGTCCATCAGCTGCTTACCTTGTTACTGCAACATATCCCTGCTGACAAGCTTGCGGTGCATTTCCATGATACCTACGGACAAGCGTTAACGAATATCCACACGGCCCTGCAAATGGGGATCGCAACTATCGATAGTGCCGTTGCAGGTCTCGGTGGTTGCCCTTACGCCAAAGGCGCGTCAGGAAATGTTGCCACTGAGGATGTAGTTTACTTGCTGCAAGGACTTGGCATTGAGTGTGGAATTGATTTAGAAAGGCTAGCAAAAGCAGGATGGACAATTTGTGATGCGCTAGGCAAGACACCAAGCAGTAAAGTGTCGTTAGCACTCAAACAAACTTGTCAATCTTAA
- a CDS encoding CoA transferase subunit A: MAGFDKVVSSYSEAMAGLKDGDTIIAGGFGLCGIPEGLIAEIKRLQTKELTVVSNNCGVDDFGLGILLKDRQIKKIIASYVGENALFEQQLLDGIIDVELTPQGTLAEKMRAGGAGIPAFYTATGYGTPVAEGKEVKEFDGRPYILEESITGEFAIVKAWKADRYGNLVFRHTAMNFNPMAATAGKITVAEVEEIVEPGELEPSQIHTPGIYVNRVIKGDFEKRIERVTTRK; encoded by the coding sequence ATGGCCGGTTTCGATAAAGTCGTATCAAGCTACAGCGAAGCGATGGCGGGTCTTAAAGACGGCGATACCATCATCGCTGGTGGCTTTGGTTTGTGTGGTATTCCAGAAGGCTTAATTGCAGAAATTAAGCGCCTGCAAACAAAAGAACTTACCGTGGTTTCAAACAACTGTGGGGTCGACGACTTTGGTTTAGGTATTTTGCTTAAAGATCGTCAAATTAAGAAGATCATTGCCTCTTATGTTGGTGAAAATGCGCTGTTTGAACAGCAACTTCTCGATGGCATTATTGACGTTGAATTAACACCACAAGGTACGCTTGCAGAGAAGATGCGCGCTGGTGGCGCTGGGATCCCAGCTTTTTACACGGCAACAGGGTACGGTACTCCCGTTGCTGAAGGTAAAGAAGTAAAAGAATTTGATGGCCGACCATATATTTTGGAAGAATCAATTACCGGTGAGTTTGCTATTGTTAAGGCTTGGAAAGCAGATCGCTATGGCAACTTGGTGTTCCGCCACACAGCAATGAACTTCAATCCAATGGCGGCGACTGCCGGAAAAATCACCGTCGCGGAAGTTGAAGAAATTGTGGAACCGGGTGAGCTTGAGCCAAGTCAAATCCACACCCCAGGTATTTATGTCAATCGCGTGATCAAAGGTGACTTTGAAAAACGTATTGAACGTGTCACAACGCGCAAATAG